A region of Dioscorea cayenensis subsp. rotundata cultivar TDr96_F1 chromosome 5, TDr96_F1_v2_PseudoChromosome.rev07_lg8_w22 25.fasta, whole genome shotgun sequence DNA encodes the following proteins:
- the LOC120261516 gene encoding respiratory burst oxidase homolog protein C-like — protein MQRMGTDDGRGGEQQMDIVEAESVGSDRGSYSGPFSGPLNKRGGRKSARFNVPADAAPVAGDDEVYVEITLDVRDDSVAVHSVKPAGNGECEDPEVTLLQRTLEKRSSFGSSVIRTASSRIRQVSQELKRLASLTMRQGPGRVERSRSAAAHALLGLKFISKTDGSAGWAAVEKRFDDLAVDGCLSRALFGQCIGMKESKEFAGELFDALARRRNITANSITKSELREFWDQISDQSFDSRLQTFFDMVDKNADGRINEEEVKEIISLSASANKLSKIQEQAEEYARMIMEELDPNNLGYIEIYNLETLLLQAPSQSVRPGTANSRNLSQMLSQKLKPTIEPNPIKRYYQKFRYFVEDNWMRVWVLLLWLGICAGLFTWKFIQYRNRAVYHVMGYCVCVAKGGAETLKFNMALILLPVCRNTITWLRNKTKLGVIVPFDDNLNFHKVIAAGIVVGVGLHAISHLTCDFPRLLHASDEEYIPMKPFFGDTRPNNYWWFVKGTEGWTGIVMVVLMAIAFTLAMPWFRRGRLNLPKPLKRLTGFNAFWYSHHLFVIVYILLIIHGIFLYLSHKWYKKTTWMYLAVPVLLYASERLIRALRSSVRPVKILKVALYPGNVLALHVSKPQGFKYRSGQYMFVNCAAVSPFEWHPFSITSAPQDDYVSVHIRTAGDWTRRLKEVFSEVCQPSTDGKSGLLRADYDHGSNSPYPSFPKVLIDGPYGAPAQDYKKYDVVLLVGLGIGATPFISILKDIVNNMKLLEDDSGVDGNADLERAGESTTRKGNRSFKTRRAYFYWVTREQGSFEWFKGVMNEVAEADTKDAIELHNYCTSVYEEGDARSALIAMLQSLNHAKHGVDVVSGTRVKSHFARPNWRNVYKRIALNHRDQRIGVFYCGAAGLTKELRQLALDFSRKTNTKFDFHKENF, from the exons atgcaaagaATGGGGACGGACGACGGCCGTGGAGGCGAGCAGCAGATGGACATCGTCGAGGCGGAGAGCGTCGGAAGTGATCGTGGTTCGTACAGTGGACCGTTTAGTGGACCGCTGAACAAGCGGGGCGGGCGGAAGAGCGCCCGGTTTAATGTCCCCGCCGATGCTGCTCCGGTGGCTGGGGATGATGAGGTCTATGTGGAGATCACTCTGGATGTGCGTGATGACTCGGTGGCGGTGCATAGTGTGAAGCCTGCGGGTAACGGAGAGTGCGAGGACCCGGAGGTGACGCTGCTGCAGAGGACGCTCGAGAAACGGTCGTCGTTTGGGTCGTCGGTGATCCGGACGGCGTCGTCAAGGATACGGCAGGTGTCGCAGGAGCTGAAACGGCTCGCGTCACTGACTATGCGGCAGGGGCCGGGGCGAGTCGAGCGGTCGAGATCGGCTGCGGCGCACGCGCTCCTGGGGCTTAAGTTCATCAGTAAGACTGATGGTTCCGCCGGATGGGCCGCCGTTGAGAAGCGGTTCGATGATCTCGCCGTTGATGGCTGCCTCTCTCGTGCCCTATTTGGGCAGTGTATAG GGATGAAGGAGTCAAAGGAGTTTGCAGGTGAGTTGTTTGATGCTTTGGCGAGAAGAAGGAATATTACTGCCAATTCAATTACCAAGTCAGAGCTCAGAGAGTTTTGGGATCAGATCTCCGACCAGAGCTTTGATTCCCGGCTTCAGACCTTTTTTGACAT GGTGGACAAGAACGCTGATGGGAGGATAAATGAAGAAGAGGTGAAGGAG ATCATCTCGCTGAGTGCATCTGCCAACAAGCTCTCGAAAATTCAAGAACAAGCAGAGGAGTATGCGCGTATGATCATGGAGGAGCTTGACCCAAATAATCTCGGCTACATCGAG ATATACAATTTGGAGACCCTGTTACTGCAAGCGCCGAGCCAGTCAGTGCGGCCAGGGACGGCCAATAGCCGGAACCTGAGCCAGATGTTGAGCCAGAAGCTGAAACCAACCATAGAACCCAACCCCATCAAGCGATACTACCAGAAATTCCGTTACTTTGTGGAGGATAACTGGATGCGGGTGTGGGTGTTGTTGCTCTGGCTCGGCATTTGCGCAGGCCTTTTCACCTGGAAATTCATACAGTACCGCAACCGCGCCGTGTACCACGTTATGGGCTACTGTGTCTGCGTCGCCAAAGGCGGCGCCGAGACTCTCAAGTTCAACATGGCTCTCATCCTCCTCCCAGTCTGCCGGAACACTATCACTTGGCTCCGTAACAAGACCAAGCTCGGTGTCATCGTCCCCTTTGACGACAACCTCAATTTCCACAAG GTGATTGCGGCGGGGATAGTGGTCGGTGTGGGACTGCACGCAATTTCCCATTTGACGTGCGATTTTCCAAGGCTTCTGCATGCTAGTGACGAGGAGTATATTCCCATGAAGCCCTTCTTCGGTGATACCAGACCGAACAACTACTGGTGGTTCGTGAAAGGCACTGAGGGCTGGACAGGGATTGTGATGGTGGTGCTAATGGCCATTGCCTTCACTCTTGCCATGCCTTGGTTCCGCCGTGGCAGGCTTAATCTCCCTAAGCCTTTAAAGCGTCTTACTGGTTTCAATGCCTTTTGGTATTCTCACCACCTTTTCGTCATCGTCTACATCCTCCTCATCATCCATGGCATTTTCCTCTACCTTTCCCATAAATGGTACAAGAAAACg ACATGGATGTATCTTGCAGTGCCAGTGCTCCTCTACGCTAGTGAACGTCTGATACGGGCATTGAGATCAAGTGTCCGACCTGTTAAGATTCTTAAGGTCGCGTTGTACCCAGGGAACGTGTTGGCACTTCACGTATCCAAACCTCAAGGCTTCAAATATAGAAGCGGGCAGTATATGTTTGTCAACTGTGCTGCTGTTTCCCCCTTTGAATG GCATCCGTTCTCCATCACATCTGCTCCACAAGACGACTACGTCAGCGTTCATATCCGAACAGCCGGTGACTGGACAAGACGGCTAAAAGAAGTTTTCTCGGAG GTATGCCAACCTTCCACTGATGGGAAAAGCGGCCTTCTCAGAGCGGACTATGACCATGGCTCCAACTCACCCTACCCAAG CTTCCCAAAAGTGCTAATAGACGGACCTTATGGTGCGCCAGCCCAAGACTACAAGAAATACGATGTAGTATTACTAGTAGGATTAGGCATCGGTGCCACTCCATTCATTAGCATTCTCAAAGACATTGTCAACAACATGAAGCTACTTGAAGACGATAGCGGCGTTGACGGCAATGCTGACCTGGAACGTGCCGGCGAGAGCACGACGAGAAAGGGAAACCGATCGTTCAAAACTCGAAGAGCCTACTTCTATTGGGTGACCAGAGAGCAAGGCTCATTTGAGTGGTTCAAAGGAGTGATGAACGAGGTGGCCGAAGCGGACACTAAGGACGCCATTGAGCTGCACAACTACTGCACCAGTGTTTACGAGGAGGGTGATGCGCGCTCGGCTTTGATTGCGATGCTTCAGTCTCTCAACCACGCCAAGCACGGCGTCGATGTAGTCTCCGGCACCCGCGTCAAGTCACACTTTGCTCGACCGAATTGGCGCAATGTCTATAAGCGCATTGCTCTCAATCACCGTGACCAGCGCATTG GTGTGTTCTATTGCGGAGCAGCCGGGTTGACAAAAGAACTCCGCCAGCTTGCATTAGATTTTTCAAGGAAGACAAACACCAAGTTCGACTTTCATAAAGAGAACTTCTAA